The genomic DNA GTACCGTCCATGTGTCGTTGAGACGAACACCGTACATCCTTTCCGCATTTTTATAGGCGATTTTTTCGGCCGCGTCGCGGGGGAGCTGTCCGAGAATGAGCCGCTGCCTTCCGACCGCATCTCCATACTTCATCCAGAGCTTTTTCATGTGCGGGTCAGTGGCGAACAGGATGCGGTCCTGGTAGCGGATGAGGAGTTCCTTCCACTCGGGCCTGAGCAGGTCGCCATCCAGCATGGCCTGACCGATCATCCGCTGCTTTTCGGGGTCGGCAAAGTCGTCCATGTACCGTTCTTTCTTGGATGTCAGCAGAAAGAGGTTCGGGTGTCGGCGCATGAATTCGTCCAGTTGTTGGGCGGAAGCAAATCCCATGTGCGGCAGCAGGAAGGTCTGGTCGGGCCAGGCGGAATAGAGCGCGTGAAAGCGGGGGAAGTCGCGTTCGGGCGCGTAGGGCTCCCAGTGGGCCATGAAGGGGATGTTCAGGGGTGCTATCGCTTCGAGAAGTTTGGCGGTTCCGGTTTTGGATGGGTCCACATACCGCTCGCCAGCCTCGTATCTTTTCCCGGTTTGCTTGTCACCGTGAGTGTAGAGCAATTCGCCGATGAACCGGTAGCCGTGCCCTCGGATGCCGTTCACCGTGGCAGAGATGTACCTGTCGGAGACATCCTCCGACAATTGGAAGAACTTGGGTGCGCCGAGCACAATCAGGTCCGGGTTGCGCTTTGCCATATCGATCACGGCCAGTTCATTGTCATGCAACCGCTTGCTACTGCGGGCGAACAGGGCGAGCTTGTCTACTCCGGCTTCCCGGACGTTCCTGATGGCCGCGTCCATGTCCACGGTTTCGTCGATCTGGCTCATGGCGTCGAACAGCGGGCCGTCGTATCGGGAATATTTCGGATAATCTCCAGCGGACAGGCAGGACTCATAGGCTTCCCGGATCATTTTTCGTGAGTTTCGTTCCTTTGGCCTGATCCCTGCCCGGACCTGCTCCATGAGGTCTGCATCGAGTTTGGAATCCATGCAGTCGAGGATTTCGGGCGGAGCCGAAGTAAAAATGGAGGCGTCCTGCGCAATGGCTTGTCCTGCCGCGAACAGGCAGAGCAGGCAGAGCAGACAGAGTGTGGATGGTCTCCCGGTACGCATGGCGTCCTCCGATTTTCCCGCCCAGTATAAGCA from Pseudodesulfovibrio sp. S3 includes the following:
- a CDS encoding amidohydrolase family protein — protein: MRTGRPSTLCLLCLLCLFAAGQAIAQDASIFTSAPPEILDCMDSKLDADLMEQVRAGIRPKERNSRKMIREAYESCLSAGDYPKYSRYDGPLFDAMSQIDETVDMDAAIRNVREAGVDKLALFARSSKRLHDNELAVIDMAKRNPDLIVLGAPKFFQLSEDVSDRYISATVNGIRGHGYRFIGELLYTHGDKQTGKRYEAGERYVDPSKTGTAKLLEAIAPLNIPFMAHWEPYAPERDFPRFHALYSAWPDQTFLLPHMGFASAQQLDEFMRRHPNLFLLTSKKERYMDDFADPEKQRMIGQAMLDGDLLRPEWKELLIRYQDRILFATDPHMKKLWMKYGDAVGRQRLILGQLPRDAAEKIAYKNAERMYGVRLNDTWTVR